In the genome of Spea bombifrons isolate aSpeBom1 chromosome 11, aSpeBom1.2.pri, whole genome shotgun sequence, one region contains:
- the LBX1 gene encoding transcription factor LBX1, with translation MTSKEEAKSSSVEERRQRNALDHLPPPANSNKPLTPFSIEDILSKPSVRRSYTICGTAHLLTTAEKPPPAGLPLSGRALLSQTSPLCALEELASKTFKGLEVSVLQAAEGRDGMTIFGQRQTPKKRRKSRTAFTNHQIYELEKRFLYQKYLSPADRDQIAQQLGLTNAQVITWFQNRRAKLKRDLEEMKADVESAKKLSPSTVEAVLTISELEDSASVHSSRKSRSRSPQHSLHSHLQMSPSSPLTDQHTSKECSEDEEDVEIDVDD, from the exons ATGACTTCCAAGGAAGAAGCCAAATCATCTTctgtagaagaaagaagacagagaaaTGCTCTGGATCATTTGCCACCTCCTGCTAATTCCAACAAACCCTTGACTCCTTTCAGTATTGAGGATATTCTAAGTAAGCCCTCTGTTAGGAGAAGTTACACTATTTGTGGGACAGCTCATCTTCTTACCACGGCTGAGAAACCACCTCCTGCCGGGTTACCACTGTCCGGCAGGGCACTTCTCTCCCAGACATCACCTCTCTGTGCCCTGGAGGAACTGGCCAGCAAAACCTTCAAAGGGCTGGAGGTCAGTGTCCTACAAGCAGCAGAAG GAAGAGATGGGATGACCATTTTTGGCCAGAGACAGACTcccaaaaaaaggagaaaatccaGAACAGCTTTTACAAATCACCAAATTTATGAATTGGAAAAACGTTTTTTGTATCAGAAATATTTATCTCCAGCAGATAGAGACCAAATCGCCCAGCAGTTGGGACTGACCAATGCTCAGGTCATCACCTGGTTTCAGAATCGCAGAGCCAAGCTCAAGAGAGACCTGGAGGAGATGAAAGCAGATGTGGAGTCAGCCAAAAAACTCAGTCCATCCACAGTGGAAGCAGTGCTCACAATTTCAGAGTTGGAAGATTCAGCATCTGTTCACAGCAGCAGAAAAAGCAGGTCTAGGTCCCCTCAACATTCACTTCACAGCCACCTCCAAATGTCTCCTTCATCCCCTCTCACAGACCAGCACACAAGCAAAGAATGctcagaagatgaagaagacgtGGAGATAGATGTTGATgattaa